GTCCTAAAAACAGGAATAGCACACTGTCCAAAGGCCCTCGCCCCGCTTCAAAACCTACGATGGGCAAACTGTGGGAGTCCCAACAGAATAGTTTCGATACATAAATTCTTCATATCCGTAAAAATGTTATTATAAAAATTatttaatttcaatattaaaggaaaaacaaATGAGAGAGAAAAATAACGGATTACCACCATCgaataatattaatacAATCTCCGTTGACTTAAACACACTCATAAGTATTGAAGTGAAATAGCAAATTAAAGAACCAAATTAGAGAACTAGTTCGGTATCCAAGGCCTCTTGAAGCTCATCATACATTGTATTACCATTTGTGATCCTTTGCCGCGTTGGAGAGATAATACTTGAGTTCTGATTTTTAACCAGCAATCTagaacaagatgaataAACTCCACTGGGGTGGCTTGTAGTCAGTAATTGATTCTCTTTTCTCTCTGAGGTCACATCCTGCTGTGGAACACGTAGAGGAGTAGGATTACGATTCTTCTGACTCTTTtgtttgaaaagattccagATCAAATTACTAGAAAatctattattattaccattatcatTTCGTGCCTTCTTGTCGTAATCCTGGGTATTAGAAATGAACGAAGATAACAAGTCCTTGGAGCTAGCTTTACCTCCTGTACTGGATATGATTGGTGCACTACTAACCGTTACACTTTTCATAGACGGCCTATTAGCAGTAGGTATCGTAAGGAAAGTAGGACATTTAGCGGAGGAAATAGGCTGAACTTTTGTAGATAGCACACTGTCGTGCGAATTGTATCTTCTCAGGGGAGGTTTTTCACTTTGAACATCATATTGGATAGGATGTGAGGGAGGGATAGGACTAGTTGAAATAACGGTATTTTGGTCTGAAGCTGAATCACTTccttcatcaatatcatcacAGAATGTAATGGAGAGACGTTGGTTCTCTTTAAATACTGATAGCATCTCTTCCtccttttgttttttcagTTTAGCTCTCGAATTAGGATTCAACCCGGTATCATAAGATTTAGCCACTCTAAGCGGTCTATCTGGTAATCTATCGGGTGATCTCATCTTTAAAGGTGACCCCGGTAGTGACGTACACTTAGATGGACAAAATAATTCAGGTAGAGATTCCTCGACAAAATtcacatttttcaatttcccaTTAATCCTCGTAGGTGACTGTCGAGTTGCCCCAATATCTGTCCTATATCGTTCAGTAATCTTCAAAGGACGTGGTTGGAAAGAATTTACACTTCCGTTAGAATGCTTTGAAGACGGAGTCActtgttctttttgattttgagCTAATTCATTCAACTTAACTGTAATATCTTGAAATTCGTACACCAAGTCTTCAATGTAGTTCTGCTCATTGACAATGGGGGGTTTACGATTTTGATAACCTGCATTCAATTTGTCCCTAACGTACTCTGATCTTACACATAATGAATTCAGCTGGGCCATATAAAGATTGTATTGATCTGCAATTTTATCCCTAGCATGTTCATGTTCAATCTCACTTAGATGTTGTTGTCGTCTGATCCACAGTTCTAACTGCAATACAGCTTCTTGAGACCTTATGAAAAGCCTCTCAGATATGTCATCCAGGCTCGGCATCACCGGTATACCTTCCTTGAAGACTCTTCAGAAATAAATGTAGAAGTTCAAAGATAATACAAGCTTTCAGATCTTGATATATAGAAATCGCAGGGTATCCACGAGTAATTACTGAAATGTTAAGACTGTAaatattaatttttttttttttttttcgagATCACAGGAGACGGAGATAAGATACAAGGTAGAGAGACTTATAAAAGCCTGAGAACTTTACTTCAACACCAGATAATACTAGAAATGTTGTGACTCGTGCTCAATGTTAATCACTTAGGCATGAATAATTGGTATTACAAGACACCGCTCCTTAGacaaattttgaattggaagacTACCACGGAACTACCgcaaattttcatcaaatatGAAAATTTGCAGCCTGGTGGAAGCTTCAAAAGTAGGGGAATCGGCAACCTAATATCACTCAAATCGGAGAATGGATTAGTTAAATCTCACGTTCTTAGCAgttctggtggtaatgcAGGATTAGCGGCTGCAATTGCAAGTAAGCAGATGGAGCTGCCGTGTACTGTGGTAGTTCCTACTTCTACAAAACAAAGAATGGTGCAGAAGATTAAGAATAGTGGTGCAGAAGTTATTATTAGAGGTTCACATTGGAAAGAAGCAGATAATTACTTGCAACAAAACTATATACAAAGTTTTCGAAACGATGGAACATCTAAACCTCTCTACGTGCATCCGTTTGATGATCCTAAAGTTTGGGAAGGCCATTCTACAATGGTTCATGAAATAATAGATAATTTACGGGAACAAAATATTTCAGTTGAGAATGTTAGGGGAATTGTTTGTAGTGTTGGTGGCGGTGGCTTATTCAATGGAATAATTAAAGGGCTGGAAGACCATGGATTGGCAGACAAGATTCCAGTCATTGCAGTGGAAACATATGGATGTAACGTTTTAAATGCATCATTGAATGCTGGAAGGCCTGTTATGTTAGATAAAATTACTAGCTTGGCCACGTCCTTGGGTTCCACGTACATACCTCAAGgtgtttttgaaaatgcCGTGCGCTATGGGGCCAAATCTTTAGTCCTTGAAGATAAAGATGTGATTGAAACTTGTCTAAGATATGTAAGTGATTTTGGTCAGATTGTCGAACCTGCCTGTGGAGCAAGTCTCCACATAGGTTATCATCCAGaacttttggaaaatttcttggGGGGCTTTTCAAAGGATGATATAATTGTGATCATAGCTTGTGGTGGATCGACAACtactttcaaagatttaaCTATTGCttctaaaaatttttctatATCATAGTTAATGCTGGGCTTACACCGTTATTCAGTTTTACTTCTTGAATATTAAATGATCTCTTCCTACAAACGCTCTGAGATAGGTTCGCGCGTTCAGTAGTGGTTCCAGCTACGAAGTATCAAAGTTATCTATAAAGAACAAGACATAATTTATAACAAAGTATAATAACCCATAAATATTGTCATATATATTCAGATCCTAACATGGCCCATCATCTTGTAAATTAATATTAGAACAgaggaaaaattttgagggttaaattctttttgttttattaGGCCTAATTTTTACAGCCTCAAGGAAAGCCTCCATAATCAAGTAAGTTGGTTACTTTGAAGGAAACCACCCTTACAAAACTACCCAGAAGAATAGAATGTTTGTTAACAGCGGCAACAAATACTTAAGAACAAAGTTCTATCTGAGCATTAAGAACACCTTTCCTCATTTAATGTATATCCTAGAAAATTTTCTAGAAGTAGTTCAGAGGAGAGTTAAGAGGTAAGATATGGGTTGAAGTTATTATGCTTGTACCGACCAAGGttttaataaatttaatattCAAACTAACAGAATTACATGGTTTCAAGTTAAAAACATGAGAGAATCTAAATTAAGCATAGCCCTTTGGTACAAGTAGTTCAAGGGAAAATTTATCTATACTACTGGGGTCATAGATACATTACAAACTCATGGTAAGGTAGCGCACTTTTTCAATATGGTGTTTTCTTTGGCACACCAAGTCCGGTAAATACATGACGACAAAATTTTGCAGACTAGCGATATACCACATCCACGAAATTCCTTTAAGACCAAACTATTTATCAAAAACTCTGTTCAACTCCAGAAAATCTTATTCAGAAACACAAGCTATTGAAATATTAAAGTCTAACCCTCTAATAGTTTTgagaatcaattgaaagCAAATTGTATTATAAGTTACCGCTATACTTATACCCCGTCCTCAATATGTAAGATGCCATTGATGCCAAGAGAACTCAGTCATTACCCCactaaaaagaagaaaaggaagtTAGGGCGAGAAACTATGTAAAAAACTAATGTAGCTGGCAGACGAACTAACGaaccatctttttcaatgcaaAGATCCACGATCTGATTCCAATACGCATGAGATATTCAAAAAACCATGTGTAATTTTCAGACATTAGGTAAGCTTGCAACTACCAAATGCTTGTAAGTAAAAAAGTATACACAACAGATCTCTTGATTAAAGAATTATGCAAAGCTTCAAATAAAACAAGAGAGGAAAACTTCATAATAGGTGTACTATTGATGTTTATTTCAACCTTAATTAGATCTTCTAAACCTACTTACTGGTAATGTATACCAAAGTTAGAGAGACGAATTTTTCGAAGATAAAGTAGAGAAAATTCACTGATTGTACAACAAcggaaaataaaaaaaaagaaaaactaGAACAAATATTATGTATTCTCAACCTGAAAAGTTTTCCATACCCCGTTCTATGAagaatccttttcattaGATTGCATTTATCCTCACCTCCAAGATCATCCTAAATCCTGAAGGAAATAATCTAGAGCTCGCTTATCATATACTTGTTCGAATGAAAAACATCTTTTGGCACCTTTGCGCTCCATAAATCATAGCTCTAAAGCGCAAAAAGGAGCCAGAATACGTTATTAGGTTGTGCTCTTcaaaaatcattttttttcaccactGGAACTTGTGTAACGAGTTATATGTATGTCTCTAATAGGAAGGTAAGAGCATCCGGATTAGGAAAAGGGTCCTTAATAGGAAAGCGATTGTGTCCGAAATTGGAAACCAGAGCGTCCAGATTAGGAAATTTTGTTCATTATGATGTAGTGTTACTTAAGACTAAAACTGCAGTTTTATAGAGATAGCTCACAAGCAATTCTTGTCCAACACAACGAAAGAGAGTTATCCCCAAGGTACAAGAGCTACATCAAAGCAAGCAAATGAAATGCGGTTCTATCTATTATCCGAAACCTTCTAAATAGGATATGCAGCTAATTCAAGTAATTCcagaaaaattgtaaaaataCATACTTTATTTTCCAACATATAGGAGTTTGCATAATTCAACTACATATTCTCGTCTCTCAGTCACCATTGAAAAAGTGTAGCTTAGAGAATATGTAAACTCAAGAACACATATAAACAACGCATCCTCTAACATACCGAAAAGACACTGCCCAATGGAAAGATAAAATTCCTCcattcttatttttttgGCGGCTCAACCCTGAAAACTTCTCATCTCGGAAGCCAACGACATTAAAGTCATCAAAATACCAATGCTCTAATCAGTTCTAAGGAATATGTCGTCAAAGAAGGGCTGTATATATTAATTCAATATACTCAAAAAGTTATTTTGTGCATTCTAAAATAGTGTTCTATACTTACTGGATGAATCTTCTGTGAAATATCCACAATGCTATTAAAAACCATTAAGTGACAAGCGATTTGCTGGACGGCGGAGGCGGGGCGGCGGAGGCGGGGCGGGGGCGATGGTTTTTTCTTGGGGTGGATTCGCTGCTTGGAGACTTTGCCGCCGGGGGCGGGTTTTGTTTTTGCATTTCTCTCAGCGTTGGTTGCAGGTGGGGCTGGGGCGGCAGGGTTGGCGGCTTGGGCGTTGGCGGCTTGtgcttgtgcttgtgcttgtgcTTGCGCTTTGGCGGCGGCGGCGGCGGCGGCAGGACGCCGCAGGGCCGGGTATGTGTAGGTGGAGGAGGATGGGGGAGGGTGCGCCGGGGGGAGTATTAGgatatcttccaaattggCGATGAGCGAAGAAGCGGTGAAATAGCGCATTCGATCTAACATATTCTGATAGACGAGCTTATTTTCGAGTTGCCGACTTATTTTATTGACCTTATGGTAACGATACTCAGGATAAATGTTTAGATGCCAGTGCTCTTCAAATTGTGAAAGAAGCTCAAAGTATAGCTGAAATATTCCATCATTCTTCCCCCATAGTTGTGAAGTGATTGCAGAACTACTTTACTCgttcaattcttcagtACCCTGTTTACTTTCCTTCACTAACTCCGAtacttcaaaagaaatcGTAAGtgatttctcttttcttcttctattaGACACCCAGTTTTTAATTTGAGGTCCTGATAATTTAGTCTCAACCATGAGTTCCTTCATGGAACTAGTTTGCAGGTAAGGATGCTCGATGTTTCTATTGAACCAGGACTCCAGTAAACGTGTTATATGTTTAGGAAGTCGATGTCCTCTATAAGTCTTATTTGACCTTCTAGCAGAATTTAACGTATCTTGTGTAACAATGTTGAAAACCATACCCTCTTTACCTGTATTACCAAGTGCAGCTGCATAAGGAAGATGATACTTTGGTTTGGAACGAAGAAATTGGCTCCTTTTAGATTTTAATTCAGATACTTCATTTAATAGCAAGGAAAAGACGGAGGATAACTGATGTATTCTATGAACCATCTTCTGATCTTCCTTCGAAGAACCACATTCTCTTATGAGAATGTTTAGAGATGGAAGTATCTTCTCTAGCTCTGCTTTGTCTTTTTCAAACTGTTCATTTTCTGAAGGTAGTTTGGAACATAAAGCTAGAAGTTTATTGTTGATGTTCTTGAGTTTTTCATGAGGAAATTCTTGATGTACTGGATTTAGTAATCGTTCAATTGGGATCTTATTCATGATATAGGATGCAGTATTCCAGGAATTGTATCACAGATTTGTTACCCACAGCTGTATGGTTTATATATTATTCTAAGCTACTTTCCTTACCGCTATGATCTCTAATCTCGATGCAATGTTTCACTGATTTTAGACAGTGGTGTAAGGGTAAGCTTTTTTTGGGGTTCCTCCCCATTGACCAAGATCGGCTAATTACATCTTAGAAAGCAGTAATAATGACCTGAAACATGATATGTCTACGGGGTAGATGAGTATAGTGTATAGAAGCTATTATAAAAAGCTGTGTATCCGGTATAAAACTTATCTTGAACATATCTCATGGGTTTGACTTAAAATAGTTATCGAGGTATGAATACAAAAAGCTTCAGAGGATTCAAGAGTAATCAACCTCTATTTAAAGTTaaagttgaaaagaagggCAGGTCTAAAAGACCTACGCTACAAGATACTACCCAGACTTCTAAGTGTATAGCTGGGAAGTGTATAGAAGATCAACAGGTGAACGTGTTTATGACTGTTTCAAAACTAATCAAGATTCCTTCACCGCCAGAGGTTCTGCTGAggaaaattgaagaagagaaacaTAAATTAAAGAAGGATGATTTTAATATGGATAACATCCTTCTCTGGGATCCTTATGTGTATTGGGGAGAGGGCTATTTCTTTTCCATTGCTGATTCATCACTAAATAATCTAAGTACTAAAGGCTCTCGAAAAGGCTGCTCAGAGAAACCGCTGAATTCCTTTATGGCTTTCAGAGCTTACAATTCCCAATTTGGAAATGGCttaaaacaaaatattttATCTTCCTTACTAGCTGCTGCGTGGCATTCTCATCCCGAGCAACAAAAAATATGGGACACATTTGCGCAGCAGTTTAATTTTGTCAAGCCGAAGTGTGGGTTTGTGGAGTGGGTGGATCAAAGATATGAGCGGGAGAGTTGTATTTAGTTTGTTAAGAGTTGTTGTAGATTTGTATTTGCATTGATGATGTCTTGTTGGGAGGGGGAAAGTAGTGCTTGGAAGTAGAGTTGAGAAGCTTGGGCCAGCAGTGGCGATGGATTGTGTTGTAGTAGTGTAGTTATCTGATGCGTTAATTGTATTATAGTGGGGATATGTGGTGTGCGGCTGGACGAAAAAGGCTATCAAATCACGTGTGCGGCAATCGTTTCAAAGACCACTTCTGGTACTGATGACGACCTTGAACACAATCCTTTGACCATGTGGGCAGTTGTAGTTTTTCTTTATAAGATTCATCAATGCCAGAACTCCTCTTCAATTTCTATAAAGAAGTTCTTACTTTCATCATGCGGCTTAACGCGTCGATAGGTTACTATCTAGAGTCGTTAACTTCTTTAACACTATCTTCTTGGGCTCAAATACCTGCCTAGGT
The genomic region above belongs to Zygosaccharomyces rouxii strain CBS732 chromosome F complete sequence and contains:
- the VAC17 gene encoding Vac17p (similar to uniprot|P25591 Saccharomyces cerevisiae YCL063W VAC17 vacuole inheritance) — protein: MPSLDDISERLFIRSQEAVLQLELWIRRQQHLSEIEHEHARDKIADQYNLYMAQLNSLCVRSEYVRDKLNAGYQNRKPPIVNEQNYIEDLVYEFQDITVKLNELAQNQKEQVTPSSKHSNGSVNSFQPRPLKITERYRTDIGATRQSPTRINGKLKNVNFVEESLPELFCPSKCTSLPGSPLKMRSPDRLPDRPLRVAKSYDTGLNPNSRAKLKKQKEEEMLSVFKENQRLSITFCDDIDEGSDSASDQNTVISTSPIPPSHPIQYDVQSEKPPLRRYNSHDSVLSTKVQPISSAKCPTFLTIPTANRPSMKSVTVSSAPIISSTGGKASSKDLLSSFISNTQDYDKKARNDNGNNNRFSSNLIWNLFKQKSQKNRNPTPLRVPQQDVTSERKENQLLTTSHPSGVYSSCSRLLVKNQNSSIISPTRQRITNGNTMYDELQEALDTELVL
- the CHA1 gene encoding L-serine/L-threonine ammonia-lyase CHA1 (similar to uniprot|P25379 Saccharomyces cerevisiae YCL064C CHA1 catabolism of hydroxy amino acids catabolic serine (threonine) dehydratase); translation: MNNWYYKTPLLRQILNWKTTTELPQIFIKYENLQPGGSFKSRGIGNLISLKSENGLVKSHVLSSSGGNAGLAAAIASKQMELPCTVVVPTSTKQRMVQKIKNSGAEVIIRGSHWKEADNYLQQNYIQSFRNDGTSKPLYVHPFDDPKVWEGHSTMVHEIIDNLREQNISVENVRGIVCSVGGGGLFNGIIKGLEDHGLADKIPVIAVETYGCNVLNASLNAGRPVMLDKITSLATSLGSTYIPQGVFENAVRYGAKSLVLEDKDVIETCLRYVSDFGQIVEPACGASLHIGYHPELLENFLGGFSKDDIIVIIACGGSTTTFKDLTIASKNFSIS
- a CDS encoding uncharacterized protein (no similarity), with product MLDRMRYFTASSLIANLEDILILPPAHPPPSSSTYTYPALRRPAAAAAAAKAQAQAQAQAQAANAQAANPAAPAPPATNAERNAKTKPAPGGKVSKQRIHPKKKPSPPPRLRRPASAVQQIACHLMVFNSIVDISQKIHPVSIEHYFRMHKITF
- the HMLALPHA2 gene encoding homeodomain mating type protein alpha2 (similar to uniprot|Q6B2C0 Saccharomyces cerevisiae YCR039C MATALPHA2 Homeobox-domain containing protein which in haploid cells acts with Mcm1p to repress a-specific genes in diploid cells Alpha2p acts together with A1p to repress transcription of haploid-specific genes), translating into MNKIPIERLLNPVHQEFPHEKLKNINNKLLALCSKLPSENEQFEKDKAELEKILPSLNILIRECGSSKEDQKMVHRIHQLSSVFSLLLNEVSELKSKRSQFLRSKPKYHLPYAAALGNTGKEGMVFNIVTQDTLNSARRSNKTYRGHRLPKHITRLLESWFNRNIEHPYLQTSSMKELMVETKLSGPQIKNWVSNRRRKEKSLTISFEVSELVKESKQGTEELNE
- the HMLALPHA1 gene encoding transcriptional co-activator mating type protein alpha (similar to uniprot|P01365 Saccharomyces cerevisiae YCR040W MATALPHA1 Transcriptional co-activator involved in regulation of mating-type-specific gene expression targets the transcription factor Mcm1p to the promoters of alpha-specific genes one of two genes encoded by the alpha mating type cassette); translated protein: MNTKSFRGFKSNQPLFKVKVEKKGRSKRPTLQDTTQTSKCIAGKCIEDQQVNVFMTVSKLIKIPSPPEVLLRKIEEEKHKLKKDDFNMDNILLWDPYVYWGEGYFFSIADSSLNNLSTKGSRKGCSEKPLNSFMAFRAYNSQFGNGLKQNILSSLLAAAWHSHPEQQKIWDTFAQQFNFVKPKCGFVEWVDQRYERESCI